The following are encoded in a window of Flavobacterium psychrotrophum genomic DNA:
- a CDS encoding ComF family protein, whose amino-acid sequence MLKSLINLLYPLTCNGCDALLLDSEDVVCTQCRHDMPFTQHYLNPGNETAQKFYGRLDLVHASSLVYFHKEGMVQELIHNLKYRKQEGVGRLMGQWYAPLLKQVPDLQTVTDVIPVPLHPKRFRERGYNQVTLFGQEIATGLGIPYNEDILVRANYTKTQTKKNREMRAAIINSAFAVNHTEADNGKHFLLIDDVITTGATLEACGKLLLQIPGAKLSIVTMAYAQS is encoded by the coding sequence ATGCTAAAATCCCTCATCAACCTTTTATACCCGCTTACCTGCAACGGCTGCGATGCCCTGCTGCTCGATAGCGAGGATGTTGTTTGTACCCAATGCCGGCACGATATGCCTTTTACACAGCATTACCTGAACCCCGGCAACGAAACCGCACAGAAGTTTTACGGCAGGCTTGATCTGGTACACGCATCGTCACTGGTTTACTTTCATAAAGAAGGTATGGTGCAGGAACTTATACACAACCTTAAATACCGCAAGCAAGAAGGTGTGGGCAGGCTAATGGGGCAGTGGTATGCACCGCTTTTAAAGCAGGTGCCCGATTTGCAAACCGTTACCGATGTAATACCTGTACCCTTGCACCCAAAGCGATTTCGAGAACGTGGCTATAACCAGGTTACGCTCTTTGGACAGGAAATAGCAACGGGGCTGGGCATTCCCTATAATGAGGATATCTTAGTGCGTGCTAACTACACTAAAACCCAAACCAAAAAGAACCGCGAAATGCGCGCTGCCATTATAAACAGTGCTTTTGCCGTAAACCACACGGAGGCTGATAACGGTAAACACTTTTTGCTTATAGATGACGTTATTACTACCGGTGCTACACTGGAGGCTTGCGGAAAGCTGCTGCTGCAAATTCCCGGAGCTAAGCTCAGTATAGTAACCATGGCGTATGCCCAAAGCTAA
- a CDS encoding Ig-like domain-containing protein yields the protein MFKNRIFIYFILVSVLLTACAKRGTITGGAKDTIPPSIVSSSPKNMTTGFKGKEIHIDFDEYVKVKDVNKQLIISPPMKYAPEVVPAGSASRFINIKIKDTLQDNTTYSFNFGQSITDNNEGNPYSQFRFVFSTGTYIDSLMLNGKIKDALKRETDNFVTIMLYEANETFNDSTIYKERPRYVTNTLDSLTVFSLQNLKAGKYHIFAMKDVARNYIYNPKVDKLAFLEQPVSVPNDTVFMLELFQEKLPFAAQRPAQTSANRLFVPFTGKDGKGVKSTVKNGNSGEEIRSMLTNVKDKDSLQLWVPRNVKADSLAVKITQRDTVRDFMVKFKEMKAMDSLSVDAVQKGGLHFREQFTLKTSTPIVTIDKKLMSLVDKDSVAVPFTYKYDEFEQRLVFDFKKDENQKYVMQLLPGALIDFYEKKNDTLNYKLVTKPYADYGNLVIKLENVKRWPVIVEITDEKGEVYASQFSESNTEINFESVEPKNYVLRLIYDDNKNQEWDTGDYRKKLQPEEVIYFPKLIEVHALWDVEQPFPAGG from the coding sequence ATGTTTAAGAACCGCATCTTTATCTATTTCATACTGGTTTCAGTATTGCTTACCGCCTGTGCTAAAAGGGGCACCATAACCGGTGGCGCTAAAGATACCATACCGCCAAGCATTGTAAGTAGTTCGCCTAAAAACATGACCACAGGTTTTAAAGGTAAAGAAATACATATCGATTTTGATGAGTATGTAAAGGTAAAGGATGTAAACAAGCAGCTTATTATTTCCCCACCCATGAAATATGCTCCGGAGGTTGTTCCTGCGGGGAGTGCAAGCAGATTTATAAATATCAAGATAAAAGATACCCTACAGGATAATACTACCTATAGCTTTAACTTTGGGCAAAGTATTACCGATAATAACGAGGGTAACCCGTATTCGCAGTTCCGTTTTGTGTTTTCTACAGGAACTTACATTGACTCACTAATGCTGAATGGCAAAATTAAGGATGCCCTTAAACGCGAGACCGATAACTTTGTTACCATCATGCTTTACGAAGCAAATGAAACCTTTAATGACAGCACTATTTATAAAGAAAGGCCGCGTTATGTAACAAATACGCTCGATAGCCTTACGGTGTTTTCATTGCAAAATCTTAAGGCGGGCAAGTACCACATTTTTGCTATGAAAGATGTGGCAAGAAACTACATTTATAACCCAAAGGTAGATAAACTGGCATTTTTAGAACAGCCGGTATCGGTACCTAATGATACAGTTTTTATGCTGGAACTTTTTCAGGAGAAACTCCCGTTTGCTGCACAGCGGCCTGCACAAACATCGGCTAACAGGTTGTTTGTACCTTTTACAGGCAAGGATGGTAAAGGGGTAAAATCCACAGTTAAAAATGGTAATTCCGGCGAAGAAATTCGTAGTATGCTTACTAACGTAAAGGATAAAGACTCCTTGCAACTGTGGGTGCCGCGTAACGTGAAGGCCGACTCGCTCGCTGTAAAAATTACCCAGCGTGATACCGTAAGAGATTTTATGGTAAAATTTAAAGAAATGAAGGCCATGGACTCACTCTCGGTAGATGCCGTGCAAAAAGGCGGGCTTCATTTCAGGGAGCAGTTTACCCTAAAAACGTCGACTCCTATTGTTACTATTGATAAAAAACTAATGTCGTTAGTTGACAAAGATTCGGTTGCAGTGCCGTTTACCTATAAGTATGATGAATTTGAACAGCGACTTGTTTTTGACTTCAAAAAAGATGAAAACCAAAAGTATGTCATGCAGCTTCTGCCCGGTGCGCTTATAGATTTCTATGAAAAGAAAAATGATACCCTCAATTATAAGCTGGTAACTAAACCCTATGCCGATTATGGTAACCTCGTTATAAAGCTTGAAAATGTAAAACGATGGCCGGTTATTGTAGAAATTACCGATGAAAAAGGAGAAGTGTATGCCTCTCAGTTTTCTGAAAGTAATACAGAAATCAACTTCGAATCGGTAGAGCCTAAAAACTATGTACTGCGCCTTATCTACGACGATAATAAGAACCAGGAATGGGATACGGGAGATTACAGAAAGAAATTACAACCCGAAGAGGTTATCTATTTTCCTAAACTAATAGAAGTACATGCCCTGTGGGATGTGGAGCAGCCTTTCCCTGCGGGTGGGTAA
- a CDS encoding amidohydrolase, which yields MKISLIQTALEWENPAANRANFTQLINGITTTDLIILPEMFATGFTMNPSAVVETMDGDSVAWMVETAKAKNSAITGSLVIEEDGKYYNRLLFVYPDGEIKTYNKRHLFSYAEEDKFYTSGTEKLIIEYKGWKICPLVCYDLRFPVFARNVENYDLLLYVANWPQVRTFAWDALLKARAIENLSYTIGVNRVGQDGNGHAYSGHTQALDALGSYVLDPTEEAGVFTIELDKDALEATRKRFAFLNDKDDFKLEL from the coding sequence ATGAAGATCTCCCTTATACAAACCGCACTTGAATGGGAAAACCCCGCTGCTAACCGCGCCAATTTTACCCAGCTGATAAACGGCATTACTACAACCGACCTCATCATTTTACCTGAAATGTTTGCTACCGGGTTTACCATGAATCCGTCGGCAGTTGTCGAAACTATGGATGGCGACAGCGTGGCGTGGATGGTAGAAACGGCAAAGGCTAAAAACAGCGCTATTACCGGTAGCCTGGTTATTGAGGAAGATGGCAAATACTATAACCGCCTGCTGTTTGTGTACCCAGATGGGGAGATAAAAACCTATAACAAACGCCATCTTTTTAGCTATGCCGAAGAAGACAAGTTTTACACCTCCGGTACTGAGAAACTAATTATTGAATATAAAGGCTGGAAGATATGCCCGTTGGTTTGTTACGACCTTCGTTTTCCTGTATTTGCACGAAATGTAGAAAATTATGACCTTTTGCTGTATGTTGCCAACTGGCCGCAGGTACGCACCTTTGCATGGGATGCACTGCTTAAAGCCCGCGCCATAGAAAACCTTAGCTATACCATAGGCGTAAACCGCGTAGGACAGGATGGCAACGGCCATGCCTACAGTGGGCATACACAGGCACTGGATGCGCTTGGCAGCTATGTATTAGACCCAACAGAAGAAGCCGGGGTATTTACTATTGAACTGGATAAAGACGCATTAGAAGCAACAAGAAAACGATTTGCGTTTTTGAATGATAAGGATGATTTCAAGCTTGAGTTGTAG
- a CDS encoding YEATS-associated helix-containing protein: protein MHEFILASIILGAGILAALANYFKTKGNSLNNEGYFWKSFFTSLGASLLVPLLLNMLSSSLIKSTDNYDTINYFVFAGFCFVAGYYADKFINTVGDKILKDLASTNAKAETALDKVEQNEDKIDSLISSETESEDEVRIASEIDITELKAKSDFNDKPPKEIIKDIIMSFSGNYKFRTVQGITKELKYPYKLLEIFLQELQNNGVIKKLVKNDGKEVWGLTNIGRNMLDQYNK, encoded by the coding sequence ATGCACGAATTTATATTAGCCTCAATAATTCTTGGTGCAGGCATATTAGCTGCTTTAGCTAATTATTTTAAGACTAAAGGAAATTCCCTGAATAATGAAGGTTATTTTTGGAAAAGCTTTTTTACAAGTCTTGGTGCTTCGTTGTTAGTTCCCTTGTTATTAAATATGCTATCCAGTAGTCTAATTAAAAGTACAGATAATTATGATACAATAAATTATTTCGTCTTTGCTGGTTTTTGCTTTGTTGCCGGTTATTATGCAGATAAATTTATCAATACTGTTGGAGATAAAATTTTAAAAGATTTAGCATCAACAAATGCTAAAGCAGAGACAGCTCTCGACAAGGTTGAGCAAAACGAAGATAAGATTGATAGTCTGATTTCAAGTGAAACCGAATCAGAAGATGAGGTTAGAATAGCATCAGAAATTGACATTACTGAACTTAAAGCAAAGTCAGATTTTAATGATAAGCCACCTAAAGAAATTATTAAAGATATTATTATGAGCTTTAGTGGCAATTATAAATTTAGGACAGTTCAGGGAATTACTAAGGAATTAAAATACCCTTATAAACTTTTAGAAATTTTTCTGCAAGAACTTCAAAATAATGGAGTAATAAAAAAACTTGTGAAAAACGATGGTAAGGAAGTTTGGGGGCTTACTAATATAGGAAGAAATATGTTGGATCAATACAATAAGTGA
- a CDS encoding triple tyrosine motif-containing protein, with product MKKNILTLLLLIASTYLWAQVLPSIKLYTRQDFKADSQFWAATESADGTLFFGNNDGILIYDGERWQRIVLPNSSSVRSLANGKDGTVYVGAYDEAGILSKNKQGNYVYRSLIKELQTDGKNIENIWDIQSFNGRMLYRANSEIIITSGKTATHLPSASMFSYSAVAGNNYYVEEMGHGILTLQPVSNTLIMAFSSESYNNEEVAEILPGENPGTLLIVTLQGGLYRGELSTGKVQLLNRFFDATHSGRANCALKNSDGSIYIGTAESGIISISRTGVVDYNVPGFTGLQNGVVQSLYRASDGNFWALQDNGLAYADYHSPYRVLFGKASVYDALPLGDSLYIATTQGVYFTDDIKTIPQFKKVSGLQGQAWAIQKAQDDIIASGDAGLFVLKNGEAKRISATQGFWKITSIKSKPGFYLASQYNGLYLLENAGNEWVLHDKIAGFNESARDILPADEPDTYWICHGYQGVFRVRINAVYNRVSAVDHFTNKNGLPDSFNVNVFRWQGKVVFTTNTGIYTYNETHNRFVPFERLNKILNPSKNTRKIIEHGGRTWFVQDDEAGYFVTADKNAVVNTGLFLNLKSTFNRGMECIAGLPDNRMLFGTTNGLFLYNISNPVSAKGIHTQITQISYTQTQKQDFAAITYKGDDPVQLPNRMDILRFDFAAPKMTHGTQVEYSYMLENTDADWSPWQDQPFKEYTHLRPGTYTFKVKSRNTAGLMGTEAKYIFTVLPRWYQTTAAYILYVLGAAGFVYSVRLLIKRRIRYERAKSTRDAERTRRMLELEVEQLKLQRDKEAVIRDKAVLEEDVINKSKELANYTMLLMQKKDAFAEITDDLKELRDYLRNEESRKKLLEIFQKLNRHKVGEEYMEVFDVHFEKVHHNFFEALKTLSPSLTQRELRLCAFVKMGLTNKEIAPLLNISLRGVENARYRIRKKLNVANEDNFPAFLEGIGREIEM from the coding sequence ATGAAGAAAAATATACTGACGCTTTTACTGCTTATTGCCTCAACATACTTGTGGGCCCAGGTATTACCGTCTATAAAATTATATACCCGACAGGACTTTAAAGCCGATAGCCAGTTTTGGGCAGCTACAGAAAGCGCTGACGGAACTTTGTTTTTTGGCAACAACGATGGCATACTCATATATGATGGGGAGCGATGGCAAAGAATAGTATTGCCAAACAGCTCATCTGTACGCAGCCTTGCAAACGGTAAAGATGGGACGGTATATGTAGGTGCATATGACGAAGCGGGAATACTATCAAAAAACAAACAGGGAAATTATGTATACCGTTCGTTAATAAAAGAGTTACAAACAGACGGCAAGAACATTGAAAACATTTGGGATATACAAAGTTTTAATGGCCGGATGCTTTACAGGGCTAACAGCGAAATTATTATTACTTCGGGTAAAACCGCTACACACCTGCCGTCTGCATCTATGTTTAGCTATTCTGCTGTGGCGGGTAATAACTACTATGTTGAGGAAATGGGGCACGGCATCCTTACGTTACAGCCCGTGAGCAATACACTTATTATGGCATTTTCATCTGAAAGCTATAATAATGAAGAGGTTGCTGAAATACTGCCCGGCGAAAATCCGGGTACATTGCTTATTGTTACGCTACAAGGGGGATTATATCGTGGCGAACTTTCTACCGGTAAGGTGCAGCTGCTTAACCGTTTTTTTGATGCAACCCATAGTGGCCGTGCAAATTGTGCCCTTAAAAACAGCGATGGCAGTATCTATATTGGCACGGCCGAATCTGGCATTATAAGTATTAGCCGTACGGGCGTAGTAGATTATAATGTGCCCGGCTTTACCGGATTGCAAAATGGTGTTGTACAAAGCCTTTACCGCGCAAGCGATGGAAACTTTTGGGCGTTGCAGGATAACGGGCTAGCCTATGCCGATTATCATTCGCCTTATCGTGTACTGTTTGGAAAAGCCTCGGTGTATGATGCGTTGCCATTGGGCGATAGCCTGTATATCGCTACTACACAAGGTGTTTATTTTACAGATGATATAAAAACAATACCCCAGTTTAAAAAAGTAAGCGGATTGCAGGGGCAGGCCTGGGCCATACAAAAAGCACAGGATGATATTATAGCCTCTGGCGATGCGGGGCTGTTTGTGCTGAAAAATGGCGAAGCAAAACGCATTAGTGCCACACAGGGATTTTGGAAAATAACCTCCATAAAAAGCAAGCCGGGTTTCTATCTGGCTTCTCAGTACAACGGGCTGTATTTGTTAGAAAATGCGGGTAATGAATGGGTGCTGCACGATAAAATTGCAGGGTTTAATGAGTCGGCGCGCGACATACTTCCGGCTGATGAGCCCGATACGTACTGGATATGCCATGGCTATCAGGGTGTTTTCAGGGTGCGGATAAATGCAGTCTATAACAGGGTTAGCGCGGTAGACCACTTTACCAACAAAAATGGGTTGCCGGATTCTTTTAATGTAAATGTTTTTCGCTGGCAGGGGAAGGTAGTTTTTACAACTAATACGGGTATTTATACCTACAACGAAACACATAACCGCTTTGTGCCTTTTGAGCGGCTCAATAAAATTCTCAATCCGTCTAAGAATACCCGAAAGATTATAGAACATGGTGGTCGCACCTGGTTTGTACAGGATGATGAAGCAGGTTATTTTGTAACCGCAGATAAAAACGCAGTGGTTAATACCGGGCTGTTCCTCAACCTTAAAAGTACCTTTAACCGCGGGATGGAATGTATTGCCGGGCTGCCCGATAACCGGATGCTTTTTGGTACTACAAACGGATTGTTTCTGTATAATATTAGCAATCCGGTATCGGCGAAAGGTATTCATACCCAAATTACACAGATATCATATACGCAAACCCAAAAACAGGATTTTGCGGCTATTACATACAAAGGCGATGACCCCGTGCAGCTACCCAACCGTATGGATATCCTCCGGTTTGATTTTGCAGCGCCTAAAATGACGCACGGCACACAGGTAGAGTACAGCTATATGTTAGAGAATACCGATGCTGACTGGAGCCCGTGGCAGGACCAGCCTTTTAAGGAGTATACCCACCTGCGCCCCGGCACGTATACCTTTAAAGTAAAAAGTCGCAATACTGCTGGGCTAATGGGGACAGAAGCTAAATATATATTTACGGTTTTACCCAGATGGTATCAAACCACTGCTGCTTATATATTGTATGTATTAGGCGCTGCCGGATTTGTATATAGTGTACGGCTGTTGATTAAAAGGCGCATTAGGTATGAACGGGCTAAAAGTACCCGCGATGCAGAACGTACCCGCCGTATGCTGGAGTTAGAAGTGGAGCAGCTAAAACTACAGCGTGACAAAGAGGCCGTAATACGCGATAAGGCTGTGCTGGAAGAAGATGTAATTAATAAGAGTAAAGAGTTGGCCAATTATACCATGTTGCTCATGCAGAAAAAGGATGCCTTTGCTGAAATTACAGACGACCTTAAGGAGCTTAGGGATTACCTGCGCAATGAGGAAAGCCGTAAAAAGCTACTTGAAATTTTTCAGAAGCTTAACCGCCACAAAGTAGGTGAGGAGTATATGGAGGTTTTTGATGTACATTTTGAAAAGGTACACCACAACTTTTTTGAAGCCCTTAAAACCCTCAGCCCATCGCTTACACAGCGGGAGTTGCGCCTGTGTGCCTTTGTAAAAATGGGGCTTACCAATAAAGAGATCGCACCGCTTTTAAACATATCGCTTCGTGGGGTAGAGAATGCGCGCTACCGCATTCGTAAAAAACTTAATGTAGCAAATGAGGATAATTTCCCTGCTTTTTTAGAGGGTATAGGCCGTGAAATAGAAATGTAG
- a CDS encoding glycoside hydrolase family 3 N-terminal domain-containing protein has protein sequence MINPIKTLALGAALLAGFTCTAQQKPADNSKKIDALIAKMTLEEKVGQMTQITLDVLCKGDNRYSSTHPLTLVDTEMKKAFGHYHIGSVLNVAGGKAITPQKWYELISGVQKSSLTNDTKKIPLLYGVDEIHGVTYTDGGTMFPQEIAQGAARNPKLTQQAAAITAYETRACDIPWTFGPVLDLGMDPRFPRQWESFGEDPYLCAVLGAAMVTGYEGNNMGAFDKVASCMKHFLGYHAATSGKDRTPSYISEDALREYHLPAFKAAIEAGSQTVMVNSGIINGVPVHANYDILTKLLKEELGFKGLVVTDWADIENLYKRDRIAISDKDAIMIAINAGIDMSMVPYQYEVFCDNLIALVKEGKVTEARIDDAVRRILKVKHALNLFDKPNTNPKDYPKFGSKEHEKASYDMAAEAITLLKNEGNVLPLKKNIKVLVTGPNANSMRTLNGGWTYSWQGDKTEEYAGKYNTILEAVQNEIGKTNVTYVPGVSYKEGGHYYDEFADKMDEAVSAAKNADVVLLCLGENSYTEKPGDMNDLYMSDLQTELAQKLAATGKTVILILNEGRPRLISKFEQQVKGVVQSYLPGNFGGDALADVLFGDVNPSGKLPYTYPRYPNATIGYIHKPSEEQKKAEGVYNYEADYNPQYPFAYGLSYTTFAYKDLKISKPAIKKGENVQVTVTVSNTGKVVGKEVIHLFTSDLYASSVTPDVKRLRRFEKLELKPGESKTVSFELSPKDLSYAGRDGKTILEAGDFEVAIDKLKAQFTLTE, from the coding sequence ATGATCAACCCGATTAAAACCCTTGCGCTTGGCGCAGCCCTGCTGGCAGGCTTTACCTGTACAGCACAGCAAAAACCGGCAGATAACAGCAAAAAAATAGATGCGCTTATCGCTAAAATGACCCTTGAAGAAAAAGTGGGCCAGATGACGCAGATAACGCTTGATGTATTGTGTAAAGGCGATAACCGCTACTCAAGCACACACCCGCTTACACTGGTTGATACCGAGATGAAAAAAGCTTTTGGGCATTATCATATTGGGTCAGTGCTTAACGTAGCCGGAGGCAAGGCGATTACGCCGCAAAAGTGGTACGAACTTATTAGTGGCGTGCAAAAGTCATCACTAACTAATGATACTAAAAAGATACCCCTGCTGTATGGTGTAGACGAAATACATGGGGTTACTTATACCGATGGCGGCACCATGTTTCCGCAGGAAATAGCACAGGGTGCAGCACGTAACCCTAAGCTTACTCAACAGGCCGCTGCCATTACTGCCTATGAAACCAGGGCGTGTGATATTCCGTGGACGTTTGGGCCAGTACTCGACCTGGGTATGGATCCGCGTTTTCCGCGCCAATGGGAAAGCTTTGGCGAAGACCCATACCTATGCGCTGTATTAGGTGCAGCGATGGTTACCGGATATGAAGGCAATAACATGGGTGCTTTTGATAAAGTAGCCAGTTGCATGAAGCACTTTTTGGGGTACCATGCCGCTACCAGCGGTAAAGACCGTACGCCCAGCTATATTAGCGAAGACGCACTACGCGAATACCACCTGCCTGCTTTTAAAGCGGCTATAGAGGCGGGTTCGCAGACCGTAATGGTAAATTCGGGCATTATCAACGGGGTTCCGGTGCATGCCAACTATGATATCCTCACCAAACTTTTAAAAGAAGAACTGGGTTTTAAAGGCCTTGTAGTTACAGACTGGGCAGATATTGAAAACCTGTACAAGCGCGACAGGATTGCTATCTCTGATAAAGACGCAATCATGATTGCCATTAATGCAGGTATTGATATGAGCATGGTGCCTTACCAGTATGAAGTTTTTTGTGATAATTTAATTGCGCTGGTAAAAGAAGGCAAGGTAACCGAGGCAAGGATAGACGATGCCGTTCGCCGTATACTAAAAGTTAAGCATGCACTGAACCTGTTTGATAAACCAAACACAAACCCGAAAGACTACCCGAAATTTGGCAGTAAAGAGCACGAAAAAGCATCGTATGATATGGCTGCCGAAGCCATTACTTTATTAAAGAATGAGGGCAATGTACTTCCGCTAAAGAAAAACATAAAAGTATTGGTTACAGGCCCTAATGCTAACAGCATGCGCACCCTTAACGGTGGCTGGACATACAGCTGGCAGGGCGATAAAACCGAAGAATATGCCGGTAAATACAACACCATCTTAGAAGCCGTACAAAATGAGATTGGTAAAACTAATGTTACCTATGTACCGGGTGTAAGCTACAAAGAAGGTGGCCATTATTATGATGAGTTTGCCGACAAGATGGATGAAGCTGTATCCGCAGCTAAAAATGCCGATGTGGTTTTACTGTGCCTTGGCGAAAACAGCTATACTGAAAAACCGGGCGACATGAATGACCTGTACATGAGCGACCTGCAAACAGAACTGGCGCAAAAACTTGCAGCCACCGGTAAAACCGTAATCCTTATTCTTAACGAGGGCCGCCCAAGACTAATCAGTAAGTTTGAGCAACAGGTAAAAGGTGTGGTACAGAGCTACCTGCCGGGTAACTTTGGTGGCGATGCCCTTGCAGATGTATTGTTTGGCGATGTAAACCCAAGCGGTAAGCTGCCGTATACTTATCCGCGTTATCCTAATGCTACCATTGGCTACATTCATAAGCCAAGTGAGGAGCAAAAGAAAGCAGAAGGCGTATATAACTATGAGGCCGATTATAACCCGCAGTACCCGTTTGCATACGGATTAAGCTATACTACGTTTGCCTATAAAGACCTTAAAATAAGCAAACCTGCCATTAAAAAAGGCGAAAATGTACAGGTTACGGTTACGGTTAGCAATACGGGAAAAGTGGTTGGGAAAGAAGTGATACACCTGTTTACATCTGACCTGTATGCCAGCAGCGTAACGCCGGATGTTAAGCGCCTGCGCCGTTTTGAAAAACTGGAACTAAAACCGGGCGAAAGCAAAACAGTTAGTTTTGAACTGAGCCCAAAAGACCTTAGCTATGCAGGCCGTGATGGTAAAACCATACTGGAGGCAGGCGACTTTGAAGTAGCCATAGACAAGCTTAAGGCACAATTTACACTTACGGAATAA
- a CDS encoding glycoside hydrolase family 30 protein has translation MSDKSALLQKTNISSSPDASHVQLTINPSTKYQEMDGFGYTLTGGSALHISKMTAPSRAALLKELFGTGEKSIGVSYLRISVGASDLDELLFSYNDLPTGQTDEKLEKFDLGYDKKYLIPVLKEILEVNPKIKILASPWSPPVWMKDNGDTKGGSLKPEFYTVYANYLVKYIQEMKKNGIIIDALTVQNEPLHPGNNPSLLMPSDAQKVFVRDHLGAAFSKNNIQTKIIIYDHNADRPDYPISILDDAKAAKYIDGSAFHLYGGTVDAISKVHEAHPNKNLYFTEQWVGAPGNFKKEFDWHIENLIIGAPRNWCKTVLEWNLAADPQQDPHTDRGGCDRCLGAITIDGDNVTREPAYYIIAQASKFVRPGSVRIESNVPQNLPNVAYTTPDGNIAAIIQNKSKQEQTVDVTAGNKTTTITLKAGAVATLVL, from the coding sequence ATGTCCGACAAATCGGCACTGCTGCAAAAAACAAATATTTCAAGTAGCCCTGATGCAAGCCATGTACAGCTTACAATAAATCCGTCTACAAAATACCAGGAAATGGATGGCTTTGGCTACACCCTTACAGGAGGTAGTGCGCTGCACATTTCGAAAATGACAGCACCGTCACGCGCTGCTTTATTAAAAGAACTTTTTGGCACAGGAGAAAAAAGCATTGGCGTAAGCTATCTGCGCATTAGTGTTGGCGCATCCGACCTTGATGAACTGTTATTTTCTTACAACGACCTGCCAACAGGCCAGACCGATGAAAAACTTGAAAAGTTCGACCTTGGTTACGATAAAAAATACCTGATTCCGGTACTTAAAGAGATACTTGAGGTTAATCCTAAAATAAAAATACTGGCATCGCCATGGTCGCCTCCTGTATGGATGAAAGACAACGGCGATACAAAGGGCGGAAGCCTTAAGCCTGAATTTTATACCGTATATGCAAACTACCTTGTAAAATACATTCAGGAAATGAAGAAAAACGGCATTATCATAGATGCCTTAACCGTACAAAACGAACCGCTACATCCCGGTAATAACCCCAGTTTGCTAATGCCTTCAGATGCCCAAAAGGTATTTGTGCGCGATCATCTGGGGGCAGCCTTTTCCAAAAACAATATCCAAACCAAGATCATTATTTATGATCACAATGCCGACAGGCCGGACTACCCAATCTCGATACTCGACGATGCTAAGGCAGCGAAGTATATCGACGGTTCGGCCTTTCACCTTTATGGTGGCACTGTAGATGCCATTAGCAAGGTGCATGAAGCACACCCTAACAAAAACCTGTATTTTACAGAACAATGGGTGGGCGCTCCGGGCAACTTTAAAAAAGAATTTGACTGGCATATTGAGAACCTTATCATTGGTGCGCCACGCAACTGGTGTAAAACCGTACTGGAATGGAACCTTGCTGCAGACCCGCAACAAGACCCACACACAGATCGTGGTGGTTGCGACCGCTGCCTTGGGGCCATAACCATAGATGGAGACAATGTAACCCGCGAGCCTGCTTATTATATTATAGCACAGGCCAGCAAATTTGTGAGGCCGGGTTCTGTACGCATTGAGTCGAACGTACCGCAAAACCTGCCTAATGTAGCCTACACTACACCTGACGGAAATATTGCTGCCATTATACAAAACAAGTCTAAGCAGGAGCAAACGGTAGATGTAACCGCCGGCAATAAAACAACAACAATAACCTTAAAAGCGGGAGCTGTAGCTACCCTTGTACTATAA